A stretch of DNA from Lotus japonicus ecotype B-129 chromosome 4, LjGifu_v1.2:
TGCGGTTGCTCAAGCAGTCTTAGCTTACCAGCTTTACCAGAAAATGTTTTCCGGTCCCCGGTGGGAGCACCTGGAGAGGAGAGGTGCCAAGAAGCAGAGGTTGATGTGGGCCTCAACAAATGTGAAGAATCCAGCTTACCCTGATACTTCTTATGTTGAATCTCTTATTGGACCAGATACGGTAAGCCATATCAGTTACTTTTTTATTACCTTGATTGGATTCAGTAAGCATAAGCTAAAAATTGTAGTGATTCTTTATTAGGTTCTTAAATAATATTGTCCTTCTTTTGTGCCTATGCAGATTTCAACCATGCCAAGTCAAGCTTTTCAAGCATTCATGGACCATGGTGTTCTTTCAAGAACCATTGATGCAAATGTTTCAGAGGCCCAAGGCATTTACAATGCAATTGAGAGGTTGGGGATTGATTGGAATGCTGTTGGATCACAGCTGGAACATGAGGTGCTAGATTCATTCACAAAAAGCTTTGACAATGTGCTTCAATGCCTGCAAAAGAAGGCTAAATCTAGTGAATTCATCAGCCAATAGATTTTGCTTCCAGGATATATCAGTACAACTCCATGCCAAAAGTATTTGGCACTTTTCTTTAATAAAACTGGATGCATATGCAGCATGGGATTGATGCTGTCAAAGCTTGGagtcaaaataaaattataaacagTGATGAATTATATTACAATTTACTGTATttcttttattataattattttgggAAGTTTTAAATCACAAGCATAGGAATTAAAAGGCACATGCCTATAAGATTATAACCACTATCTATGCATGCCAGATAATCAAAGTCCTAATTTAACAATGTTGACATTATCCAGTTAAATGTAGACAATCAGACTAATTACATTGCATTCCCCCACTCAGCAGGATGCAGAGACATGAATAGTTCTAGTTTTGATTCCTTAATCTGTAGAATCCCTCAACAAAAACAGGGGAAATGATCACTTGAAACAAGTTTCTGCTTGTTTGCTACATGTAAAGTATGCTGGATGAAGATGAACTTATCCCCTTACACATGAGAGGAAAAGAAAGGAGAATTATTGTTGCTCTACACATTTTTCTATCAGCAAGTTTGGATTTACTTCTAGCTCTCCTAAAATTACTTAAGTCTCATAAAAACTATTTCTAGTAGCCTCTTTGAGACTCACTTCTCTCATAATAGTGTAAAGTTACCCGTTTGGTATCCTGTTTGCATTGACCATGACATAGAAACACACATCATAGTACATCGACGGAGAAGTAAGATTTTGTCATGTTAAATCAAAAGTGGATTGTCGTTTAGTTCAATGGAAATTTAAATATACACCACTAGGGATAATGGCATGAACTAATACGCGTTTGGATATTGGTTGAATTAATGTGACATTCATTTCAATTAATAAGAATACTTCCGTTAACTTTTTGCCTCAAAATAAGAGCTAACGCCCATCAACCCTAACGCTAATGAGTATCAGATGACTTTCCTCCCAATTCATAAGAAGAGCTTCATTCATTTTTAGTCGTGAAGTGAATGTTTATGTGAGTTTACACTAGTGTCAACCGATATTCGTGGTTTATGTGAAATATTATGTCCAGTTGTCCACTATGTCCTCAAAGGATAAAACAAAAGAGAGTGGAAAAGAGCTGGTGGTGTGTGGTGAGGAGTAGAGGAAAGCCACACTTTCCACGTAGGCTTGGGACACAATTGGACATTGACCCTTTGTTTCCACAACCATTCTCTTATCTTCTACTTGTCTTTCCTTCTGTTCTGTGTGTTGCAGAGGAAGAGCAAAGAAAACATGGCCTTACAAATGCAGTCACCCACAACAACAACCACCCTTCACAACACCCTCACTGTAAATACTGGGCTGCGACGACCCTTCAACCCTCTTGCTCTCAAGTCACCATTTTTCTCTGGTTCACTCAACCTGTATCTTCATCCTAATCACCAACAACTTCTAACTTCAGTAGCACCCAGGATTTCCATGCGTGTGGCTTCCAAGCAATCCTATATCTGTCGTGATTGCGGGTTTCTTATCACCTTTAACTTTTTTCCATTTTGATCATACTATATATAGAGATTGATGATGTCAATGGACTTGTTTTTTTGTAAAGAAATTTTATGCATCTGTTAATGTTTGATTGATGCAATTGCAGATATATTTACAGTGATAGAATTCCCTTTGAGAAGTTGCCTGATAACTACTTCTGCCGTGGTACTTGCTTCTGACTACAGGAATTGTCGAATTCTTGTTATTTGTCTATCAGAAATGCAAATTTGCCATGTTCATATAATCATATGGGTTCTTCATTACATGAGTTTTATAAATTCTTTATTTAGTCctattttttaacaaaaagaaaagagttatGATAAATTAGCCATATATCCACAACAAGTGTGGATATGTGCATTTCAATCTAGTTTTACAAATGTCCAGCGTAGGAATGTAGCATGTTTAAATTCGTGTTCAAATCTTCCAGAATCACTTCTGTTACCACAAAAGCTAATAGGAGTAGCCGAGTAGCTTTTCCCTAAAATCAATTGTGTGTTTACCTTGAAAATCTACCGTGAATATAAAGATGCGCTAAGGGCATAAGGCTCACGATTGATAGGGGAACAAGCAATGCTTAGAAGAACTCATTTGATgagtttatcttatagcataaatACTAAAGTTTAAGATATATGTGTAAGCTCttttgagtttatttgattaaactATGAAGTGTGCATAAATTTACATATCTTTTGAAATAAGGTTCTTACTTTGGTGTATGATGAGTTGAGTTGAGCTCTCATAATGATAgtgataagaaagaaaaatgtggTTTGGAATGGTTAGGCTGAGGCAGCTCTTGTTAGAACTTAAATTTGGAGCAAAAGGATTGAAAGAAGTAGGTAAAGTACATTATTGTTGTTGCCATAAATAAGTATTCTAGTGTTTTGCAGTTTGTGGTGCTCCAAAACGAAGATTTAAGCCCTATGCACCACCTGTGACCAAAAATGCAAATGATATAGATGTTAGAAAGGCACGAAAAGCAGAACTTCAGAGAGATCAAGCAATTGGGTGAGTCAGCCATAAATCTACTACTActactttaccatgtttctaTGTGTGTGTGTGACACTTGCATGATACTGCTATCTCACTCTGGCAGCTTCATTTTGGCATTAATGTTATGTGATAAATTGTACACAGGAGGGCACTTCCTATTGCAGTTGCTGTGGGAATTGCAGCGCTTGCTGGCTTGTATTTCTATCTGAACAGCGTATACTAGGCTCAATGTTAAGTTGCTGGTCCCTTTGAAGGCTGAAACATGGAATTTATTTTCTCTGTTATCCTTTTCATTTTGTTCTCTCTATTTAGGAGTCATGATGGCCATACAATAAATGGTACAATTAATTTGAGAGAGAAGACTGCTCATGTTTAGCAATGTAATTATAGCTGGAAGAATTTTCCTTTTTGTTGTATAATGGATGTAGTACATTTCTTGTGGCTTTGTTATAGTGGGGAGAATTATTTTCTTTGTTGCCATTAAGAAGCATTATAAATTTTCAACAATGTTCAAATGAAAGGTAGCAAAAAGTTCCAACAGAAGTATATGGAGAGTTATGCAGACCAGTGTGTGTCTGATTGGATCATGATTGACTCATGTCAAAAATTCCatgttgaatattttatttGACATTATCATGTGACATAACAAGATTCTAAAATGTTTTTGATTATTTGTTTGAAAACAAACAATCATACATACCTATTGAAACACGAGTGATTTAAATAACCCCTAAAGATAAAGATGAATGAAgctcttctgatgtattaagtaCAGTTCATAATGCAATATTGAAACACACACTTACATGTTCCACGGGACATAATTCTTCAGATAGAATCACAAATTACCTAAAATTGTTAAAATATAAGGTATAGATTTTCTTAATTGATGGTTTTAATACTGTATTTTATCACCTAAAGTGTACCTTAGAGCTGCAAATCCTGACAATCAACATGCATCCCAACAAAATAAGAGAGATACATTATTACGAATATGCTAATGAGTAATTCCAGTCTTACAGTTACAGCTAAAATATGTAGACACCGGAGTACACACACCCCTCCGTGATCACTCATTTTTTCTCTATCTCTCATTTTTCATCACATCACATTCATTACTTTTTTatgttctcttttttctttatgtGGACAGCCCAATCGGATGTCTATCCAACATTTTCCTCACAATTACTTAGCATATGCATGTTGAGTTGTTATCTCTCTCATAAAAGAACCACCAAGAGCAGCAGAAGCTTCTGAATCTAACAGGGCCTTGCTACTGCTACTTTTCTCATGTGTCTCAGCCTCATTAAAACAGTACACAGGAGCCTGCCATTGTGCATCTTCAAGCACAGCACCAACCTCAAATGTCATCACATGAGCAATCATCCCTGCACCACTCACCAAATTAGACCCAAAATCAAAACAATTAAACCTAATTATCAAATAACAGCAAACATTCCAATTTAGAAAAATCCCTTTATCTCATAGCATAAACGCTTATACAAGTGTTTGGAAAAACTACAGCAAGTAGCTTATGGCCTAGTATTTTAAGCTTATTTTCTTAAGTtgttcaaattagcttatgatcATGAATGATAATTTTGAAGAGCTTATTAAAGTTTATCTTATACCATAAGCGTTTACGCAAGTGTTAGGAAGAGCTTTAAATAGCTTACGACCTACTTATATAAGCTTTGTAAGCTTATTTTTATAAAGCTGTTAATAATATCTTATGGAAGCTGTTTCAACTTAcatcaataattttttcaaaatagGTTATGAATAAACACCTGTATAATAAGCTTTTATGTCCATAAATGCTTAATTTAGCTGTTTTCCCAAACACACCTAAAAACTTATATTTATCTATAACTTATTTTCAgcatatttcaataagtttatctaattagcttataaataaatacaaatacTTACGCGATAAAGCATGCGACTTTAATTAACTTGTTTACCCAAACGCACTCGAGTGGTAGCACACAGTAGTTAATTAACTAACCAGAGTAGAAGATCCACTTAACAGGTCTTCGAGTGAGCACATCCTCATAGTACCAGATGAAATCCACCTTCTCCCAGACATTGCAGAGGAAGTTGTCGGCATAGTGCTGGCCCAGGTAGTTAGCACCGTCGAGCCAGTTAGGGCGGAGAATACCCACATCGAAATGGATAACCTTGCAGGTGTGGTTGAAAGGGTCGAGGGTGTAGTAGAAGGAGGTGCCATTGTTCCATTCAAGGTCGTATTTGAGAACGCCGAGCTGGTGCTGGATGATGTTGAAGTTGCGGCCGTTGGGCCAGTCGTACCACAGGTCGGTTTTCTGGAGATTGCCGCTGCTGTTGATGAATAGGACTGAGTGGAACTGGTGCGGCCACGCCGTTGGGGTTGGTGTTGATGAGGCTAGTGCCGGCGGGAGTGggagaaggaggtggaggaagaggaagaggagcaAGCACAGATAAAGGGATTGGGATTCTGCCATTGAATTGCGAATTTGTGTATGAGGAGGGATTGAGGAGGAGATGAGAAATGAGAATGAGAGGTGAGGTTTTGTGGAAGGGAATGAATTTActatttagttttttaattttagtgaaatttaaaaaataattttcctttatATGcattaattgaaatgaaaataaagcatcagtaaaataaaatacattttattaTATCTTATTTAACAATTCAACTAATCTCGAATGATAATTCAAGTGGTAAAATTTATCTGGAATGTTATAGATCGGGTGTGAGAGATTTATGTacggtgcaatttatctttttcaatgtaccaaaaaacaattcaacttataataaagttttattttattctattctattgtactccctccgtttcagaaagtttgtagtttaaggttgtggcacaaagagtaagaaaacaattattgatagcataatttgactagattgcccttatttaattttactagtatgatgtgcaactattaaattatacttagagcatctccaatgagaGTATGTAATGTCAAATACATACTCTCACcaatatctattaccattggagcaaatttttaattccaacatgGCTAGTTAGAGTATGTGAATGTAGATACTCAATTTAGTCATGAAAAGTGTGTTTGCATTTATTATTGCTTAATGTAAAATgtttaaataaaacttgcaattaataaaataattttttatataaacttttaagagttgttgggttggagtaaaaattaattaaaaggtgtagatgatgtggcattaTTAAAAGTTGTAAAAAGTAGAATGTAAATACTTTAGTGAGTATCATGGTTAAAGATGCTCTTAGATAGAGaataatgtaattaatagagaagagttgtggttggttaatatgaaaggtgataagtgggagaaaatgtattaaatgagggtagatgtggaaaaaattagcaaaaaatgcattgattttctaaaacaacaaacattttgggatattgaaaaatagtgcaaaacaacaaactttgtggaacggagggagtatattctTTTGCTTTGCTGTTGGTATATAAAATGTGTTCGGAGATAAGTTCATCACTGGTGTCACCCTTGATTTtggataaaattaatttttacaaCATTGATTGTGGTCAAAATGAATCGAAAGTGAAGTAATATATGTTTTACTACATTTATGAGGCTATCAAAAAATACATTTGTAAGAAATGTGAATTTTTGAGGATAATGTTGTTGAATTCAATTGTGAAACCTCATAATTCATTAAAGCAAGAGTTTCTATCTCTAACTTCTTAATCCATTCTTCAAATGAATCTCAAACATCTATACAGTTTGGTTATGTGTTTGCAACACATAATCGATTTTATAATATATAACCTCTCACAACAGATGATATATACTACAAATACAAATGTCGGGCAGCAATAGTTCATAACTCACTTTGATCTAGTTTTGATCCCTTTCACTGATCTCTCCAATAGCTATTACAAACCTTTAAGTTGGAGTTATCAGCCCTTATTTATAGTAATGAAAATGCTGGACAAGATTTCATTCATTGTTACAAATGATAATGTCATTTATTCCCAAACTACTGATTCCCAGTCATGGGACCTTTCTTGGTATCCCAGCGGACTCTTACCCATGGTTGGCCAGGAGTTGCTCTTGTTTCAGGGGCAGAGTGACTATCAAGATTTTTCATTACTCTTTCCCGCACTGCAGCAAAGACCTAAGCAACAGAGGAGTGGCATGAGAATTGCATTCATAAGAGAAAAGAATCCAACGAAGCAACCAAATTTAAAATCATCATTTCGTTTAAGTGATGGAATGAGACTAACTGGGTTTGAGTTTATTGTCTCTGGAGCTTGCTCCTGCCCTGATATCCACTTCCATAAATCTGGATTTTCCTGCATAACAGAAATAGGATTTTAAAGTGACATGGACTCCAGTCAACAGCCCTGGAATTCTCATTTACAAACTTCAGCACACTCACCCTTACCATTCTAGTTTAGAAAATAATGTGAACAGAGTAGGTATGTTCCAGAGGCACTAACTTAGAATTATTCTGATTAGCATGCATCTTTGAATTAATTCCTTTAACTAGCAAGATGCAAATCACCACTTCATTTTTAACTTATATACCACAAGATGCTACATTTTTTATGTACAAGATTCCAAACATAATCTTAAAGAGGTACATCAACAGTTACAAAAGAAGATGAGAAAATTGATACATCATGACATACCACGTCGAGGACCTGAACGCGATTCTGATCCAAGGAGTGGATATTTTCCTCCACCCATTTACCGAGAACcaagtcgagttcgaggaaccCTCGCTGCTTGCTTCTATACAATAACCTGTTGAACAAGCGCTTTTTGGATTCTTCGTTGGAGAAATCGATGTCAAGCGGAGGATCATTCCCACTCTGCGTCTGCGACTGCGAACTGAAACAGGAAATCGAAGAGGCCGCGTTGATATTCGCAACTCTCCTAGCGGCGTTGATCGCAGCAACTCACCTCACAAACAGAGAAGCCATTGTTAACTCACTCTTCCTCTCTCTAAGCAAGTTCCCTCTACCGTATATAGAATTGCAGTGTTGCCGCCGAATCGAGTCCTACCGTGGCTTTCTTTCCTCCACAGCCCCCAACCTCTctcatttcactttttttttttttcttcatattaagGTATTCTTTtctggcttaaatatgtttcgTCCCTAAAAAAATGAGGGTTCTTTGGCTTAAGATCCTTAAATTTTTTGGAAAATCTTAATGAGATAAAGTTAATTAAAAAGTAAAGTAAAAACTTGTTGGATTTAGAAACTTGTTTATTTAGCAGTATTTTataaagcaaaataaaacaagagAGTTGGATAGTGACATAATAAGATAAGAGTAtaatagattttttattttttgaaattaatattttattttactatcaAAACTACCTATACGTTGGGTATAATTTTTGCGAACACTGAATTTTGCCTCGTGTCATTCCATTTCCACTCTTCATTTTATTcgttatttaaaataaaacccaaaaaaattaaaaagctgAAAAAAGATGTGAATTTTATACTTCATCATAGATTTCCTTCTCATGTAACACACattgatcaatttttaaatataaaatagaatgAAAAGAACCACAAATTTAAAACTACCCATTCTCCCGGGTGGGGATCCTCTCATGTGGAGAAAAACTTGAGGAAATAATGTGAGTAAATCTCAACCATTCATTTCTTTTAAGATAGATCAAAGGCTAAAATTAAAAGAAGGTTAAATAGTGTGTCTTATGTGTGATGTACCCAATCATTTCCTAGTGTGGATTAGATAGGGTTATGTGTGGTTACAATTACTTCTTCTATTTCCTTCACCTGTTCTCTGAGAATGAGCACCGCACAACCCACGGTGGCCATGGATGCCGATGAGCAACTCGAATCACCCACGACAGCCAAGGACGCCGACGAGCACCGTACATCACCCACGGTGGCCATGGACGCCGACGAGCACCGCACATCAATCACGGAAGCCACTAGGTACCAACTGTTGCTCGGTTTTCTTTGCTCCATGTCTGCAATGCTTTATCTCTTGGGGTTTTAAGTGCTTTGTCATTGTGGGTTTGGGTTTTAAGTGTTTTGTTGACATTAAATGGTTGT
This window harbors:
- the LOC130710594 gene encoding uncharacterized protein At4g14100-like → MAESQSLYLCLLLFLFLHLLLPLPPALASSTPTPTAWPHQFHSVLFINSSGNLQKTDLWYDWPNGRNFNIIQHQLGVLKYDLEWNNGTSFYYTLDPFNHTCKVIHFDVGILRPNWLDGANYLGQHYADNFLCNVWEKVDFIWYYEDVLTRRPVKWIFYSGMIAHVMTFEVGAVLEDAQWQAPVYCFNEAETHEKSSSSKALLDSEASAALGGSFMREITTQHAYAK
- the LOC130711854 gene encoding succinate dehydrogenase assembly factor 2, mitochondrial-like, yielding VAAINAARRVANINAASSISCFSSQSQTQSGNDPPLDIDFSNEESKKRLFNRLLYRSKQRGFLELDLVLGKWVEENIHSLDQNRVQVLDVENPDLWKWISGQEQAPETINSNPVFAAVRERVMKNLDSHSAPETRATPGQPWVRVRWDTKKGPMTGNQ
- the LOC130710595 gene encoding uncharacterized protein LOC130710595; amino-acid sequence: MALQMQSPTTTTTLHNTLTVNTGLRRPFNPLALKSPFFSGSLNLYLHPNHQQLLTSVAPRISMRVASKQSYICRDCGYIYSDRIPFEKLPDNYFCRVCGAPKRRFKPYAPPVTKNANDIDVRKARKAELQRDQAIGRALPIAVAVGIAALAGLYFYLNSVY